Proteins from one Thermodesulfobacteriota bacterium genomic window:
- a CDS encoding SPFH domain-containing protein encodes MGTDNLVFLEVLEWFDPTGRELAHRLPQRGSGELKIGAQVIVRDSQAAVFYTGGVACDALGPGRHTLVTKNVPLLTKALALPWAFKSPFRAEVYFVNLKVFTSLRWGTRDPVAFRDSELGLVRLRAHGICNLQVVQPVLFVNSLVGTQATYGIEALEAFVSEVIVSRLNDHLGEHLETVLALPSRYEEFSSGLAARLAGDLADYGVALRGLFINAITPPEDVQQAIDDRARLGAVGDRMGAFVQLKAASALEKAALAGGPAEGALGLGLGLLAPAFLGGLATQVPGAAPAASPIPAEGHCPECGLPAPGDARFCPHCGHQLLVLRRCTACHKNLGPTARFCPSCGAQAGARAPDRTCPSCGAENRPEAVFCNACGARVVPG; translated from the coding sequence ATGGGTACGGACAATCTGGTGTTCCTGGAGGTGCTGGAGTGGTTCGACCCTACGGGGCGCGAGCTGGCCCACCGCCTGCCCCAGCGGGGGTCGGGGGAGCTCAAGATCGGCGCCCAGGTCATCGTGCGCGACAGCCAGGCGGCGGTCTTCTACACGGGCGGCGTGGCGTGCGACGCCCTGGGCCCGGGGCGCCACACCCTGGTCACCAAGAACGTGCCGCTCCTGACCAAGGCCCTGGCGCTTCCCTGGGCCTTCAAGAGCCCGTTTCGGGCCGAGGTGTACTTCGTCAACCTCAAGGTATTCACCAGTCTGCGCTGGGGCACCCGGGACCCGGTGGCCTTCCGGGACTCGGAGCTCGGCCTGGTGCGGCTTCGTGCCCACGGCATCTGCAACCTCCAGGTCGTCCAGCCCGTGCTCTTCGTCAATTCCCTGGTGGGCACCCAGGCCACCTACGGCATCGAGGCACTGGAGGCCTTCGTGAGCGAGGTGATCGTCTCGCGCCTGAACGACCACCTGGGGGAGCACCTGGAAACGGTGCTCGCGCTTCCCAGCCGCTACGAGGAGTTTTCGTCGGGGCTCGCGGCCCGGCTGGCGGGCGACCTGGCGGACTACGGGGTGGCGCTCCGGGGCCTCTTCATCAACGCCATCACCCCCCCGGAAGACGTGCAGCAGGCCATCGACGACCGCGCGCGGCTGGGCGCCGTGGGCGATCGGATGGGGGCCTTCGTGCAGCTCAAGGCCGCGTCGGCCCTGGAGAAGGCCGCGCTGGCCGGGGGGCCGGCGGAGGGTGCCCTGGGGCTGGGCCTGGGCCTGCTCGCGCCGGCCTTCCTGGGCGGGCTCGCAACCCAGGTCCCCGGCGCCGCACCTGCCGCTTCCCCGATCCCGGCCGAGGGCCACTGCCCCGAGTGCGGCCTGCCCGCGCCGGGCGACGCTCGCTTCTGCCCCCACTGCGGCCACCAGCTCCTCGTCCTGCGGCGATGCACCGCGTGCCACAAGAACCTCGGGCCTACGGCGCGGTTCTGCCCGTCCTGCGGGGCACAGGCCGGTGCACGGGCTCCCGACAGAACCTGCCCGTCCTGTGGGGCGGAGAATCGGCCCGAAGCCGTTTTCTGCAACGCCTGCGGCGCCCGCGTCGTTCCCGGGTAG
- a CDS encoding outer membrane protein assembly factor BamD, which translates to MRVVRLAAVLVTLLAVACAGKAKRAELPPEELYRQAQEAAERKRFDAAQELLDQIADEFPFSRYATEARLLTADIAYQKKEYEEAAAAYRSFEELHPTHPRASYALYRRGLSYAAVSLPEDRDQTHTRNAADAFEKLLHAAPEGEYAEDAGRRLADLRARLAAHELYVARYYLRRKSYAAARQRLETLVRDYPDAPQRDEALRLALELQGKAEPGRGD; encoded by the coding sequence ATGCGCGTGGTTCGACTTGCCGCTGTGCTGGTAACGCTGCTGGCAGTTGCGTGCGCCGGCAAAGCCAAGAGGGCAGAGTTGCCGCCCGAAGAGCTCTACCGCCAGGCCCAGGAGGCCGCAGAGCGAAAACGGTTCGACGCGGCGCAGGAGCTCCTCGACCAAATTGCCGACGAGTTCCCGTTTTCGCGTTACGCGACGGAGGCAAGGCTGCTCACCGCCGACATCGCGTACCAGAAGAAGGAATACGAAGAGGCGGCCGCCGCCTACCGGTCCTTTGAAGAGCTCCATCCCACCCACCCCAGGGCGTCCTACGCACTGTACCGCCGAGGACTGTCTTACGCCGCGGTGAGCCTCCCCGAGGACAGGGACCAGACCCACACCCGCAACGCCGCCGACGCCTTCGAAAAGCTTCTCCATGCCGCCCCCGAGGGCGAGTACGCGGAAGACGCGGGCCGCCGGCTCGCGGACCTGCGGGCGCGGCTCGCGGCCCACGAGCTCTATGTGGCCCGCTACTACCTGCGCCGAAAGAGTTACGCGGCAGCCCGCCAGCGCCTGGAAACCCTCGTTCGGGACTACCCGGACGCACCCCAGAGGGACGAGGCCCTGCGTCTGGCCCTGGAGCTGCAAGGCAAGGCGGAGCCCGGCCGGGGGGATTGA
- a CDS encoding tetratricopeptide repeat protein yields the protein MEAAMIELYQLGREAFQEGRSEDAERFFRKLGDLGCRFADVLNMLGTLAFEKGDYPGAKKHFEGAIQINPRYTEAHLNLAVTLNEMGQYSSAEGAFDRARKASLVEQGAVDPFVKGRLANLHADIGEIYHSLGIHDDAVGEYHKALALGPHFPDLRTRLGILYRDMGDYARAIEEFTRVRREHPGYSNATIQLGITYYSRGQIELAVDEWNSILQREPDNAKALMYLRLAERDQL from the coding sequence ATGGAAGCGGCGATGATCGAGCTCTATCAGCTGGGACGGGAGGCCTTTCAGGAGGGCCGGTCGGAAGACGCGGAGCGCTTCTTTCGCAAGCTCGGCGACCTGGGTTGCCGGTTTGCGGATGTTCTCAACATGCTGGGTACCCTCGCCTTCGAGAAAGGGGACTACCCGGGGGCGAAGAAGCACTTCGAGGGGGCCATCCAGATCAACCCCCGGTACACCGAGGCCCACCTCAACCTGGCCGTGACCCTCAACGAGATGGGGCAGTACTCCTCGGCCGAGGGCGCTTTCGACCGGGCCAGAAAGGCTTCCCTGGTGGAGCAGGGAGCCGTAGACCCGTTCGTGAAGGGACGCCTGGCCAATCTGCACGCCGACATCGGTGAGATCTACCACAGCCTGGGCATCCACGACGACGCGGTGGGCGAGTACCACAAGGCCCTCGCCCTCGGGCCCCACTTTCCGGACCTCCGCACCCGGCTGGGGATCCTGTATCGCGACATGGGCGACTACGCCCGAGCCATCGAAGAGTTCACTCGGGTGCGCCGGGAACACCCCGGCTATTCCAACGCCACCATCCAGCTGGGGATCACCTACTACAGCCGGGGGCAGATCGAGCTGGCCGTGGACGAGTGGAACTCGATCCTCCAGCGGGAACCCGACAACGCCAAGGCCCTCATGTACCTGCGCCTTGCGGAGCGGGACCAGCTCTAG
- a CDS encoding DNA-J related domain-containing protein — translation MPALEPELQRLYALLRDHPEGLREYDLLARLRGDGPLRGLDELSLFRVHFLLFHHLHRLRIALERAGSGSLEIHCLRVRLLPLQDAAPNPEALPAPPDPLAAYYLELENLSRATREDVQELLRWFWRRYRVYGREGEALEVLGLPAGASAVEIRRRYRNLVRAHHPDRAGDAERFRRVTEAMEVLRARRA, via the coding sequence ATGCCAGCCCTCGAGCCCGAGCTCCAGCGCCTCTACGCCCTGCTCCGGGACCACCCCGAGGGGCTTCGGGAGTACGACTTGCTCGCACGGCTCCGGGGGGACGGACCCCTGCGGGGGCTGGACGAGCTGTCGCTCTTCCGGGTCCACTTCCTCCTCTTCCACCACCTGCACCGGCTCCGGATTGCCCTGGAGCGCGCCGGCTCGGGCAGCCTGGAGATTCACTGCCTGAGAGTTCGCCTCCTGCCCCTCCAGGATGCCGCGCCGAATCCGGAGGCGCTCCCCGCGCCTCCCGATCCCCTGGCTGCCTACTACCTGGAGCTGGAAAACCTCTCGCGGGCCACTCGGGAGGACGTGCAGGAGCTGCTTCGGTGGTTCTGGCGGCGCTATCGCGTGTACGGCAGGGAAGGGGAAGCCCTGGAGGTCCTGGGACTGCCCGCGGGTGCCTCTGCGGTGGAGATCCGTCGCCGCTACCGGAACCTCGTTCGCGCGCACCACCCGGACCGGGCTGGGGACGCCGAGCGTTTTCGACGGGTGACGGAGGCCATGGAGGTGCTCCGGGCCCGCCGCGCCTGA